One window of Verrucomicrobiota bacterium genomic DNA carries:
- a CDS encoding PEP-CTERM sorting domain-containing protein, with protein MKKHLSFFFLVSMSVSQAATLDLATTMDGDSFISESTLTGAIAQINFGDGSLGDDDGLYDINDPSTLLEGSGGGGGVDIFPGETAFAVGGLTYLDEDVVGIGTEVVGVDSLDLSAWSNDIPVAGRNDWFFDAPNFFSFGAVGPEDTVTLQDGVVTGADLSVTATFSIFDFSANQRNFTGTFSISGADLSFQINDVQDFSTLGGTFPTNVIFDLTGSVNAIPEPSTSLLFGASAGLLFFRRRR; from the coding sequence ATGAAAAAGCATCTCTCTTTCTTTTTTCTTGTTTCGATGTCGGTCAGCCAAGCGGCCACCCTCGATTTAGCGACGACCATGGATGGTGATAGCTTCATCTCTGAAAGCACTCTCACAGGTGCCATTGCGCAGATTAACTTTGGTGACGGCAGCTTGGGCGATGACGATGGCCTTTATGACATCAACGACCCCTCCACCTTGCTGGAGGGCAGCGGTGGCGGTGGCGGGGTGGATATCTTCCCGGGCGAAACCGCTTTCGCGGTGGGAGGGTTGACCTATCTCGATGAGGACGTCGTCGGGATTGGAACCGAAGTGGTGGGGGTCGACTCCCTCGATCTTTCCGCCTGGTCCAATGACATCCCAGTGGCCGGTCGAAACGATTGGTTTTTCGATGCTCCCAACTTTTTTAGCTTTGGGGCCGTGGGACCTGAGGACACCGTTACCTTGCAAGATGGAGTGGTCACGGGTGCCGATCTCTCTGTGACAGCCACTTTCAGCATCTTTGATTTCTCAGCGAACCAACGAAACTTCACCGGAACGTTCTCCATCTCGGGAGCGGATCTCTCTTTCCAGATCAATGACGTGCAGGATTTTTCCACGCTTGGAGGAACCTTTCCTACCAACGTGATTTTTGACCTGACCGGTTCGGTCAACGCCATCCCGGAGCCCTCGACCTCGCTGCTCTTCGGCGCGAGTGCCGGGCTCCTGTTCTTCCGTCGCCGCCGTTAA
- a CDS encoding TonB-dependent receptor, which yields MRLFALLLLAVGAVPFAPAQDPWVEPELSPVPEEEPPIRPLPAPSLEELEPLVLVGTKLDSTISQAMASVGRLDGDRLDTAEIRDLNGAYRLLANVRAPQFVDGGFVIRGINSEAPDAENISGDQTPLSTIYVDGVALTQQAARRGPTGVWDVESVEVYRGPQSTVQGKNALAGSVVIQTKDPVFFLEGASRVTYGNFSRQEIATMLNLPVSDFLALRLTYERSERRGFVDYPNLVDFSKFEDFRSANFEQYRGKVLLEPEGGRFRSVLTFAYSDSSPALSDVFGPNAPVPFRDPAIEPVEDFFDRDWLNDSGATQMRDLVTRSFSLDAQYEINDHLRLNLLSTYIDTSLGVRTINDDFLRTDEEREFTQEVRANWENDWSKAVLGVFSSDLSVESTQNAIERTRTNQAIFGEAEVRVWAGLHLIGGGRLFEESVDFESTPLGVTNTARSDESGALPKVGARYDFAPEHTLGFTFQNGYQSGGSGIDGTEVYEFDPSSTDHYEVAYRLALFDQRVRLAANAFYADWTDQQVVLRTFDLTTFSPSERVINAAESQMWGGEVEISIEPIENLTLFASLGFLATQYQEFRFEIDPAITQFLPLPGELDYQGYDFPESPPFNGSVGFSWKPAKGFFLAGDASYTESYYSPVLFASTSATGLNLPIQVPQNDLVKVPSFLTVNLSCGYQAENWTLSFFVENLLEKDYLIGKVPGVEFSFFEGVSFQDDFLATVGPPRTYGIALEVRF from the coding sequence ATGAGGCTTTTCGCCCTGCTGCTGCTCGCAGTCGGCGCGGTGCCCTTTGCCCCGGCTCAAGACCCATGGGTCGAGCCGGAGCTCTCTCCTGTTCCGGAAGAGGAGCCTCCGATCCGGCCCCTCCCCGCCCCCAGCCTGGAGGAGTTGGAACCCTTGGTGCTGGTGGGGACGAAGCTCGACAGCACCATTTCGCAGGCGATGGCCTCGGTGGGGCGGCTGGATGGGGACCGTCTGGATACCGCAGAGATTCGTGATCTGAATGGGGCCTATCGGCTCTTGGCCAATGTCCGGGCCCCCCAGTTTGTGGACGGCGGTTTCGTGATCCGTGGAATCAACTCGGAAGCCCCGGATGCGGAGAACATTTCCGGGGACCAAACGCCTCTCTCCACCATCTACGTCGATGGGGTGGCGCTGACACAGCAAGCGGCCCGGCGGGGTCCGACCGGGGTCTGGGACGTGGAAAGTGTGGAAGTCTACCGGGGGCCGCAATCGACTGTCCAGGGCAAGAACGCTCTCGCGGGCTCGGTGGTCATCCAGACGAAAGACCCGGTCTTCTTCCTCGAGGGCGCCAGTCGGGTGACCTATGGCAACTTCTCCCGCCAGGAAATCGCCACCATGCTGAACCTGCCCGTCTCCGACTTCCTGGCGCTCCGACTGACCTACGAACGCTCCGAACGCCGGGGCTTCGTGGACTATCCCAACTTGGTGGACTTCTCAAAATTTGAGGACTTCCGAAGCGCAAACTTTGAGCAGTATCGGGGCAAAGTCCTCCTGGAACCGGAAGGGGGTCGCTTCCGCTCGGTCTTGACCTTTGCCTACAGCGACAGCTCGCCCGCTCTCAGTGATGTCTTCGGTCCGAATGCCCCGGTTCCCTTTCGGGATCCCGCCATTGAGCCGGTGGAAGACTTTTTTGATCGCGATTGGCTCAATGACTCGGGCGCCACCCAGATGAGGGATTTGGTCACGCGAAGCTTTTCTCTCGATGCCCAGTATGAGATCAACGATCACCTCCGGCTGAACCTGCTCTCCACCTACATTGACACCAGCCTGGGCGTCCGCACGATCAATGACGATTTCCTGCGCACCGATGAAGAGCGCGAATTCACCCAAGAGGTGCGGGCCAACTGGGAGAACGATTGGAGCAAGGCCGTCCTGGGAGTCTTCAGCAGTGACCTGAGTGTGGAGAGCACCCAGAACGCGATTGAGCGGACCCGAACCAACCAAGCCATTTTTGGGGAGGCGGAGGTCAGGGTCTGGGCGGGCCTGCATCTCATTGGAGGAGGGCGGCTCTTTGAAGAAAGCGTCGACTTCGAAAGCACCCCCCTCGGTGTCACCAACACGGCTCGCTCCGACGAAAGCGGCGCTCTCCCTAAGGTGGGCGCTCGCTATGACTTCGCGCCCGAGCACACGCTCGGCTTCACCTTTCAAAACGGGTACCAGAGTGGCGGCTCCGGGATCGATGGAACGGAGGTCTACGAGTTTGATCCCTCGTCCACCGATCACTATGAGGTCGCCTATCGCTTGGCGCTCTTCGACCAAAGGGTCCGCTTGGCCGCGAACGCCTTCTACGCGGATTGGACGGACCAGCAGGTGGTCCTGCGGACCTTCGATCTCACCACGTTCTCTCCCAGTGAGCGGGTCATCAATGCGGCGGAATCCCAAATGTGGGGAGGGGAAGTGGAGATCTCCATCGAGCCGATTGAGAACCTGACCCTCTTTGCCTCGCTCGGCTTTCTCGCGACCCAATACCAAGAATTTCGCTTTGAGATCGACCCCGCCATCACCCAATTCCTCCCCCTCCCGGGAGAGCTGGATTACCAAGGCTACGACTTTCCGGAATCGCCCCCTTTCAATGGCAGCGTCGGCTTTTCCTGGAAACCAGCCAAGGGCTTTTTCTTGGCCGGGGACGCCTCTTACACAGAGAGCTACTACAGCCCGGTGCTCTTCGCTAGCACCAGCGCCACGGGCTTGAATCTCCCCATTCAGGTCCCCCAAAATGATTTGGTGAAAGTGCCCTCCTTCCTCACAGTCAATCTCTCTTGCGGCTACCAAGCGGAGAATTGGACCTTGAGCTTTTTTGTCGAAAATCTCCTCGAGAAAGACTACCTCATTGGAAAGGTCCCCGGGGTGGAGTTTTCTTTCTTTGAGGGCGTCTCTTTCCAGGACGATTTTCTCGCGACGGTCGGCCCTCCCCGCACTTATGGCATCGCCTTGGAAGTTCGTTTTTGA
- a CDS encoding PAS domain-containing protein gives MPKGSLQSTPTSSSTAEADVERLQRLLEKTTRLAGIGGWECDLISGEVYWSDVVREIHEVGPDFEPTIEKGILFYKKGKSRETIQKLVERGIGERRAWNADLELVTAKGREIWVRAMGEPIVENGIVTKFCGTFQNIEAERERTRAFQEEAVRFRDTLSAVKDFALISMDVEGTITLFNRGAELLLGYEASDVIGQQDPSLYHLPSELAERAAELTQELGRPVDGFSVLVSKPLLEGSETREWTYRHQDGSPLPVRLTVTPNFDEQGNLKGYVSIARDLSKRRAAEAALKESELRWQFALESAGDGLWDWCATDNTVFYSRQWIEMLGYHVDEISDRFQEWESRVHPEDLPQCQRALEDHVAGNTSVYAAKHRMRCADGSWKWILSRGQVIERDEQGAPVRIIGIHTDLSESVRQQEKLSQLAKQARQASDAKSAFLANMSHEIRTPMNGVVGITNLLLDTPGLPPQHQQYAEVILQSAESLQSLLNEILDLSKVESGKMELEEIDFSLRDLVDEFAGLPSARALELGIDFVCQVEEDVPDQLIGDPTRLRQILLNLTSNALKFTMMGSIRVHVELLDQNRENVLLRISVSDTGIGIQPTKQEKLFEPFTQADSSTTRQFGGTGLGLAISRKITELFGGEMSVVSKPGQGSTFAFTVRLKRSQLVEESPSSPAGGRLQSLIDPEIAKGTEILVVEDNPTNRMVINGLLKRFGFKPDQAFNGLEGAEATRHKRYHLILMDMEMPVLDGREATRQIREQTDALTPRDVPIIALTANARPEDRDQCFQAGMNAHLTKPIAPRELAQALTRWCPPASE, from the coding sequence ATGCCGAAAGGTTCTCTCCAGTCGACTCCGACCTCCTCGTCCACGGCCGAGGCCGATGTCGAACGCCTGCAACGCTTGCTCGAAAAAACCACCCGCCTGGCGGGGATTGGGGGCTGGGAATGCGATTTGATCTCGGGGGAGGTCTACTGGTCGGACGTCGTCCGAGAAATCCACGAAGTGGGGCCCGATTTTGAGCCCACCATCGAGAAAGGGATCCTCTTTTACAAAAAAGGAAAAAGCCGCGAAACCATCCAGAAACTCGTCGAACGGGGCATCGGAGAGCGCCGGGCTTGGAACGCCGACTTGGAACTGGTGACCGCCAAGGGTCGCGAAATCTGGGTCCGGGCCATGGGCGAACCGATCGTGGAAAACGGCATCGTGACCAAGTTCTGCGGCACCTTCCAGAACATCGAAGCGGAGCGAGAACGAACCCGCGCCTTCCAAGAAGAGGCCGTCCGTTTCCGGGACACGCTCTCGGCCGTGAAAGACTTCGCGCTCATCTCCATGGACGTGGAAGGAACCATCACCCTCTTCAATCGCGGGGCTGAACTTCTTCTGGGCTATGAGGCGTCCGACGTCATCGGCCAACAGGATCCGAGTCTCTACCACCTCCCGAGCGAATTGGCCGAGCGGGCCGCGGAACTCACCCAAGAACTGGGCCGCCCGGTCGATGGCTTCTCCGTCCTCGTGAGCAAGCCCCTCCTCGAAGGCAGTGAAACCCGGGAATGGACCTACCGGCATCAAGATGGCTCCCCCCTTCCCGTGCGACTCACCGTCACGCCGAACTTCGATGAGCAGGGCAACCTCAAAGGCTACGTCAGCATCGCGCGCGACCTCAGCAAACGCCGGGCAGCCGAGGCCGCGCTCAAAGAAAGCGAACTCCGCTGGCAATTCGCCCTCGAAAGCGCGGGCGATGGACTGTGGGACTGGTGCGCGACCGACAACACCGTCTTCTACTCCCGCCAATGGATCGAAATGCTGGGCTACCACGTGGATGAAATCAGCGATCGCTTCCAGGAATGGGAATCCCGCGTCCATCCTGAAGACCTCCCCCAATGCCAACGAGCGCTCGAGGACCACGTCGCCGGAAACACCTCCGTCTATGCCGCCAAGCACCGGATGCGCTGTGCCGATGGCTCCTGGAAATGGATCCTCTCCCGAGGCCAAGTCATTGAACGGGATGAACAAGGTGCCCCCGTCCGCATCATTGGCATCCACACCGACCTCAGCGAATCGGTCCGCCAGCAGGAAAAACTCAGCCAGCTGGCCAAACAGGCCCGGCAGGCCAGCGATGCCAAAAGCGCCTTCCTCGCGAACATGAGTCACGAAATCCGGACCCCCATGAATGGGGTGGTCGGCATCACCAACCTCCTGCTCGACACCCCCGGCCTCCCACCCCAGCACCAACAATATGCCGAAGTCATCCTGCAAAGCGCGGAATCCCTCCAGAGCCTGCTGAATGAAATCCTCGACCTCTCGAAAGTGGAATCCGGCAAAATGGAGCTGGAAGAGATCGACTTCAGCTTGCGCGACCTGGTCGACGAATTCGCCGGCCTTCCCTCCGCCCGGGCCCTGGAACTCGGGATCGACTTCGTCTGCCAGGTGGAAGAAGACGTGCCCGACCAGCTCATCGGCGACCCCACCCGCCTCCGACAAATCCTTCTCAACCTGACCTCCAACGCCCTCAAATTCACCATGATGGGCTCCATCCGCGTCCACGTGGAATTGCTGGATCAAAACCGGGAAAACGTTCTGCTGCGGATCTCGGTCAGCGACACCGGCATCGGTATCCAACCCACCAAACAAGAAAAACTCTTCGAACCCTTCACCCAAGCAGACAGCTCCACCACTCGCCAATTTGGCGGCACCGGCTTGGGGCTGGCCATCTCGCGCAAGATCACCGAACTCTTCGGCGGTGAAATGAGCGTCGTCAGCAAACCGGGCCAAGGCTCCACCTTCGCCTTCACCGTCCGCCTGAAACGCTCCCAACTAGTGGAGGAAAGCCCTTCCTCCCCGGCCGGGGGCCGGCTGCAGTCCCTGATCGACCCGGAGATCGCCAAAGGCACGGAAATCCTGGTGGTAGAAGACAACCCCACCAATCGCATGGTCATCAACGGCCTCCTCAAGCGATTCGGCTTCAAGCCAGACCAAGCCTTCAATGGCCTCGAAGGCGCTGAAGCCACCCGCCACAAACGCTATCACCTCATCCTCATGGACATGGAAATGCCCGTCTTAGATGGGCGCGAAGCGACCCGCCAAATCCGGGAACAGACCGACGCCCTCACCCCGCGGGACGTCCCCATCATCGCCCTGACCGCGAACGCGCGACCAGAAGACCGGGACCAATGTTTCCAAGCGGGCATGAACGCCCACCTCACCAAACCGATCGCGCCCCGAGAACTGGCCCAAGCCCTCACCCGCTGGTGCCCCCCGGCCTCCGAATGA
- a CDS encoding serine hydrolase domain-containing protein, with amino-acid sequence MKFSTLGQAVLLAAWASGLARADPPSPETGPPAVFYSCQAAGEARPRLFREGSLALGSKEPVPLESPLRIGSVSKLFVGTIVLRLVDQDCFSLEDPIQKWVSGVPGGAEITLRQLGTHRSGLPDAIWDAEFQKAIVEEPGRFWRAEDILESVFRQERVAQPDERFVYSNANTILLALAAEKASGRSLERLLAEEIGQPLQLEATLSHDRGLRPNRALRAYRHAKPDHPIGYGRVLTEVTALSASWAHAAGNFVSTLPDLAKAAPALCSGALLSEASRKELHHWRETGQEGWRYGFCIENWDGLVGHRGDVPGYQAVMAQEQEGPKRTWVVVTTLSNYADGSGPANLFLESLREGSSPAKAK; translated from the coding sequence ATGAAGTTCTCGACGCTCGGCCAAGCCGTTCTGCTCGCTGCCTGGGCCAGCGGGCTGGCGCGGGCCGACCCTCCCTCGCCCGAAACGGGGCCTCCGGCGGTCTTCTACTCTTGCCAAGCAGCCGGGGAAGCGAGGCCGCGGCTCTTTCGGGAGGGGTCCCTCGCCCTGGGTTCCAAGGAGCCCGTTCCCTTGGAAAGCCCTCTCCGCATTGGCAGTGTCAGCAAGTTGTTCGTCGGCACCATCGTTCTGCGATTGGTCGATCAAGATTGCTTCTCTTTGGAAGACCCCATCCAGAAGTGGGTCTCCGGGGTGCCGGGCGGCGCGGAGATCACGCTCCGCCAACTCGGGACCCATCGCTCCGGGCTGCCGGATGCCATTTGGGATGCGGAGTTTCAAAAGGCCATTGTGGAAGAGCCCGGGCGATTTTGGAGGGCGGAGGACATCTTGGAATCGGTCTTTCGCCAAGAAAGGGTGGCTCAGCCGGACGAGCGATTCGTCTACTCCAACGCCAACACCATCTTGCTCGCCCTGGCCGCCGAGAAGGCGAGCGGGAGAAGTTTGGAGCGCTTGCTGGCGGAGGAGATTGGCCAGCCCTTGCAGCTGGAAGCGACCCTGAGCCACGACCGCGGGCTCCGGCCGAATCGGGCGCTGCGCGCTTACCGCCATGCCAAACCGGATCACCCCATTGGTTATGGCCGGGTCCTGACCGAGGTCACGGCTCTGAGCGCTTCTTGGGCCCACGCGGCCGGGAATTTCGTCTCGACGCTCCCGGACTTGGCGAAAGCGGCCCCCGCGCTCTGCTCCGGGGCCCTGCTGAGCGAGGCATCCCGCAAAGAGCTGCATCACTGGCGGGAGACCGGGCAAGAGGGTTGGCGCTACGGATTTTGCATCGAAAATTGGGACGGCTTGGTGGGACATCGCGGCGACGTGCCAGGCTACCAAGCGGTCATGGCCCAAGAGCAGGAAGGCCCGAAGCGGACCTGGGTCGTCGTGACCACGCTCTCCAATTATGCCGATGGCTCGGGGCCGGCCAATCTCTTCCTGGAGTCGCTCCGGGAAGGATCGTCCCCCGCTAAAGCCAAGTGA
- a CDS encoding serine hydrolase domain-containing protein: MKRPLLPFLLTAVALSAGPTTSSLAGELESAFAESGLRGAAVVMVRDERTESLFFGEALPASRFRVGSLSKLVTALLAMRAVEAGVAELDAPLAPPFSGWIEGPGEPSLAMLLEHSAGLPGSSYAEYAAQGDDLRPVDYVRSQAPIPLRWAPGHHYSYSNLGITLAAAVLEEAWGVPFDLLMEREVFQPLGLKDSTFSVHAEERVLPSWNGPQPAARWKMPVRPAGSLVSSAGDLQRLLEMLLARGLTSGGERFLSRESLERLERGETSAAARAGVDAYGLGNFAFWEAGRLWRGHWGRTEGFLSCLAYLPEEGRGFLVLANEADRKGMARLREAAADWASRDLPQLTLPPSRALRSRVDQGWYRNYSHDMPLRAWLASLLDVRRITPSQDHLLVRGWFGPAQPWESVGPNQFRAPSLLVATGCFHEQGGEIFWIDGESYRRSSFAWLLGELILFLLGLALSLPAFLLLLVAGVRQIRGQPPSAATWLLGVGGLLPLALLAGFARWGLLGEAGTLGRPGWEALSLLGLSLGGAILSLLVALLARRKGWGYRTMAGILLGFFGLLALRGWVPLLTWL; the protein is encoded by the coding sequence GTGAAGCGCCCGCTCCTTCCTTTCCTCTTGACCGCGGTCGCGCTGTCGGCTGGTCCCACGACCAGCTCCCTGGCCGGTGAGCTCGAAAGCGCTTTCGCCGAAAGCGGGCTCCGGGGCGCTGCCGTGGTGATGGTCCGCGATGAACGCACGGAGAGCCTCTTTTTCGGCGAGGCGCTCCCGGCCAGCCGTTTCCGGGTCGGCTCGCTTAGCAAATTGGTGACCGCGCTGCTGGCGATGCGAGCGGTCGAGGCGGGGGTGGCCGAGCTGGACGCACCCTTGGCCCCTCCCTTCTCCGGCTGGATCGAGGGGCCCGGAGAGCCCAGCCTGGCCATGCTGCTGGAACACAGTGCCGGTCTGCCGGGATCGAGCTACGCCGAGTATGCCGCCCAAGGCGATGATCTCCGCCCGGTCGATTACGTCCGCTCCCAAGCCCCCATCCCGCTTCGCTGGGCCCCCGGCCATCATTATTCCTACAGCAACCTGGGCATCACCCTGGCCGCCGCCGTGCTCGAGGAGGCTTGGGGCGTCCCTTTCGATCTTTTGATGGAACGTGAGGTTTTCCAACCGCTCGGCCTGAAAGACTCCACTTTCTCCGTCCACGCGGAGGAGCGCGTCCTGCCCTCTTGGAACGGACCCCAACCGGCCGCCCGCTGGAAAATGCCCGTTCGGCCGGCCGGTTCTCTGGTGTCGTCCGCGGGCGACTTGCAGCGTCTCCTGGAAATGCTTTTGGCGCGGGGTCTGACCTCCGGGGGGGAGCGATTTCTCTCCCGAGAAAGCTTGGAGCGTTTGGAACGGGGGGAAACCTCCGCGGCCGCTCGGGCTGGGGTGGACGCTTACGGGCTAGGAAACTTCGCTTTCTGGGAAGCCGGAAGGCTTTGGCGAGGACATTGGGGACGCACGGAAGGCTTTCTCTCTTGTCTCGCTTACCTGCCGGAAGAAGGAAGGGGGTTTTTGGTGCTGGCCAATGAGGCGGATCGCAAGGGGATGGCTCGCCTGCGGGAGGCAGCGGCCGACTGGGCGTCGCGAGACCTTCCTCAGCTGACCCTTCCCCCGAGCCGAGCCCTTCGCAGCCGCGTCGACCAGGGCTGGTATCGAAACTACAGTCATGATATGCCCCTACGCGCCTGGTTAGCCAGCCTGTTGGATGTGCGTCGGATCACCCCAAGCCAAGATCACTTGCTGGTTCGTGGGTGGTTCGGCCCGGCCCAGCCTTGGGAAAGCGTGGGGCCCAACCAATTCCGAGCCCCTTCTTTGCTGGTGGCCACCGGCTGCTTCCACGAGCAGGGGGGCGAGATTTTTTGGATCGATGGCGAGAGCTATCGCCGCAGCTCTTTCGCTTGGCTCCTGGGCGAGCTGATTCTCTTTCTCCTTGGCCTGGCGCTTTCTCTTCCAGCCTTTCTTTTGCTGCTGGTGGCAGGCGTCCGCCAGATTCGTGGTCAGCCCCCCTCCGCTGCCACTTGGCTCCTGGGCGTGGGCGGACTCCTCCCCCTGGCTCTTCTGGCAGGCTTTGCGAGATGGGGCTTGCTGGGTGAGGCGGGCACTCTCGGGCGGCCGGGTTGGGAGGCCTTGAGCCTCTTGGGCCTGAGTTTGGGGGGGGCGATCCTTAGCCTCCTGGTGGCCCTCCTCGCTCGGCGCAAGGGATGGGGCTACCGGACGATGGCTGGAATCCTCCTCGGCTTCTTTGGGCTTTTGGCCCTTCGCGGGTGGGTGCCGCTTCTCACTTGGCTTTAG
- the alaS gene encoding alanine--tRNA ligase, whose amino-acid sequence MTAAEIRQSFLDFFQEKEHALVASASLLPQSPGLLFTNAGMNQFVPYFLGTETAPYQPPRAADTQKCIRAGGKHNDLEDVGLDTYHHTFFEMLGNWSFGDYFKAEAIQWAWELLVERWGLPAERLYATVYAPAEADPSAFDQEAWDLWAALFRKAGLDPAVHIVNGNVKDNFWMMGDTGPCGPCSEVHMDLTPKGDTGGQLVNMDSDQCIEIWNLVFIQFNAEADGTFRDLPAKHVDTGMGFERVCSILQGTQGCRDFSQKISNYATDVFTPLFQKLEQLTGEKYEDIYPGKELETENLKLKTAIAFRVIADHVRTLSFSIADGILPGNNGRNYVLRRILRRAVRYGRDLGFKGDQPFLPELVSVLTDHFGDVFPEIRQRTDLVRETLAREENSFNETLDRGLKLFEAELEGTKKVFSGQAAFKLYDTFGFPIDLTQLLARQRGLSVDMAAFESGMEKQRAQAQAAQKKEIVKALDIATETETLFVGFEQSECQATILEIHQQADLKIIITGRTPFYAEMGGQVGDTGTLEKDGQSHPIRGVQQIGQARGHLVSAEAALTEGDIVTLKLDPTRRRPIEAHHSATHLLHWALHEHVSPDASQQGSLVDQDRLRFDFSSGPLEAGQIAKVEAAVNACIQKNDPISWTEVPHAEVKERSDITQFFGDKYGETVRVVQIGGQAGALDGYSMELCGGTHVPRTGEIGLFKIKSEGAVAAGVRRIEAACGEAAFAYLGQQVEKWDAEYESARRKLAAANAQLTQLGGETLSARELPRIMEALLVEKGDFAQINATVAMGQAILAENKQAAIEAEKRVKKAQTARAAQEADAALTELIAEGGAIVASFAGQASLLQELLNGLKKKQFAGVAFLVVDDGEKAHLGTYSTEKAHPAGQLLQEFAPLVGGRGGGKPGMARGAGSQREGIETLLKAVRAKLA is encoded by the coding sequence ATGACCGCTGCCGAGATCCGCCAAAGTTTCCTCGATTTTTTCCAAGAGAAAGAGCACGCGCTGGTCGCTTCCGCCTCCCTCCTCCCCCAAAGCCCCGGCCTTTTGTTCACCAACGCCGGCATGAACCAATTCGTGCCCTACTTCCTCGGCACCGAAACCGCCCCCTACCAGCCCCCCCGAGCCGCCGACACCCAGAAGTGCATCCGCGCCGGAGGCAAGCACAACGACCTCGAAGACGTCGGCCTCGACACCTACCACCACACCTTCTTCGAAATGCTGGGGAACTGGTCCTTTGGCGACTACTTCAAAGCCGAAGCGATTCAATGGGCCTGGGAGCTCCTGGTGGAGCGTTGGGGCCTGCCCGCTGAACGCCTTTACGCCACCGTCTACGCCCCGGCCGAGGCCGATCCCAGCGCATTCGACCAAGAGGCCTGGGACCTCTGGGCGGCGCTCTTCCGAAAGGCCGGACTCGACCCCGCCGTCCACATCGTGAACGGCAACGTGAAGGACAACTTCTGGATGATGGGCGACACCGGCCCCTGCGGCCCCTGCTCCGAAGTCCACATGGACCTCACGCCGAAAGGCGATACCGGCGGCCAGCTAGTCAACATGGACAGCGATCAATGCATCGAAATCTGGAACCTCGTCTTCATCCAATTCAATGCGGAAGCCGACGGCACCTTCCGCGACCTCCCGGCCAAACACGTCGACACCGGGATGGGCTTCGAGCGCGTCTGCTCCATCCTCCAAGGCACCCAAGGCTGCCGCGACTTCAGCCAAAAAATCAGCAACTACGCCACCGACGTCTTCACCCCGCTCTTCCAAAAGCTCGAACAGTTAACCGGCGAGAAATACGAGGACATCTATCCGGGCAAGGAACTTGAAACTGAAAACCTGAAACTGAAAACGGCCATCGCCTTCCGAGTGATCGCCGATCACGTGCGAACGCTCAGCTTCTCCATCGCCGACGGCATCCTCCCCGGCAACAATGGCCGGAACTATGTTCTCCGCCGCATTCTCCGCCGCGCCGTCCGTTACGGCCGCGATCTCGGTTTCAAAGGCGATCAGCCGTTCCTGCCCGAACTAGTGAGCGTTCTCACAGACCACTTCGGAGACGTCTTTCCGGAAATCCGCCAGCGGACCGACCTCGTGCGGGAAACCCTCGCCCGAGAGGAAAACAGCTTCAACGAAACCCTGGATCGCGGCCTCAAACTCTTCGAAGCGGAGCTGGAAGGCACCAAAAAAGTCTTCTCCGGCCAAGCCGCCTTCAAGCTCTACGACACCTTCGGCTTTCCCATCGATCTCACGCAACTGCTCGCCCGGCAGCGCGGCCTGAGCGTCGACATGGCCGCCTTCGAATCCGGCATGGAGAAGCAGCGCGCCCAAGCGCAGGCCGCACAGAAAAAGGAAATCGTGAAAGCCCTCGACATCGCGACCGAGACCGAAACCCTCTTCGTGGGTTTCGAACAAAGCGAGTGCCAAGCCACAATCCTGGAGATTCACCAGCAAGCAGACCTCAAAATCATCATCACGGGGCGGACGCCTTTTTATGCGGAAATGGGGGGCCAAGTCGGGGACACCGGCACGCTCGAAAAAGACGGGCAAAGCCACCCCATCCGCGGCGTGCAACAAATCGGCCAAGCGCGCGGTCATCTGGTCTCCGCCGAGGCGGCTCTCACAGAAGGGGACATCGTCACCCTCAAGCTCGACCCCACCCGCCGTCGCCCCATTGAAGCCCACCACAGCGCCACCCACCTTCTCCACTGGGCTCTTCACGAACACGTTTCTCCCGACGCCAGCCAGCAAGGTTCCCTGGTGGATCAGGACCGCCTCCGCTTCGACTTCAGCAGCGGCCCGCTCGAGGCCGGGCAAATCGCGAAAGTGGAAGCGGCGGTCAACGCTTGCATCCAAAAAAACGACCCCATCTCATGGACAGAAGTGCCGCATGCGGAAGTCAAAGAGCGCTCTGACATCACCCAATTTTTCGGGGACAAATACGGAGAAACCGTCCGCGTGGTCCAGATCGGCGGCCAGGCGGGAGCACTCGACGGCTACTCCATGGAACTGTGCGGCGGCACCCACGTGCCGCGCACCGGAGAGATCGGCCTCTTCAAAATCAAAAGCGAAGGGGCGGTGGCGGCGGGCGTTCGCCGGATCGAAGCCGCTTGCGGGGAAGCGGCCTTCGCTTACCTCGGCCAGCAGGTCGAGAAATGGGATGCGGAATACGAGAGCGCCCGCAGAAAGTTGGCCGCAGCCAATGCCCAGCTCACTCAGCTGGGCGGGGAAACCTTGAGCGCCCGAGAGCTACCCCGCATCATGGAAGCTCTCTTGGTGGAAAAGGGGGACTTTGCGCAAATCAACGCCACCGTCGCCATGGGCCAAGCCATCCTCGCGGAAAACAAGCAAGCCGCCATCGAAGCGGAGAAGCGAGTCAAAAAAGCCCAAACAGCCCGCGCTGCCCAAGAAGCCGACGCCGCCCTCACCGAACTCATCGCGGAAGGAGGGGCCATCGTGGCCTCCTTCGCCGGCCAAGCCAGCCTCCTGCAAGAACTCTTGAACGGGCTCAAGAAGAAGCAGTTTGCGGGCGTGGCCTTTCTGGTGGTGGACGATGGGGAGAAAGCCCACCTCGGCACCTACTCGACCGAGAAAGCCCACCCCGCCGGCCAGCTCCTCCAAGAATTCGCTCCCTTGGTAGGCGGACGCGGGGGCGGCAAGCCCGGGATGGCCCGCGGAGCAGGCAGCCAGCGGGAAGGCATCGAGACGCTCCTAAAAGCCGTCCGCGCCAAGCTGGCCTAG